Proteins encoded within one genomic window of Rhododendron vialii isolate Sample 1 chromosome 1a, ASM3025357v1:
- the LOC131316241 gene encoding uncharacterized protein LOC131316241 isoform X2 — protein sequence MMLKGKIKLPEKARRAFPDVLGSLVAGFDEKDEENGGLPDRVIGEELETLEPIGFASDREIDEYGRDDEEKYPDGELVREKHEKDVGVSVSVEEIIAKDEKRSDLEYELSQKEINLEKLQRIASSGLPDGGSVRATAWKLLLGYLPASRDLWEKELGENRSKYAKLKEELLLSPSEFSRRNNDGPYSNEQCVDMGVEGPLERQKVSNEDHPLNNGKASVWHQFFQFTEIAEQIDRDLQRTHPDMKFFSGESSLSRKKRAHAEADSFSCFVRLLSDSVDHFCQHLDNSAVGIHSTLARLSELLKANDEELWRHLEYTTKVNPQFYAFRWITLLLTQEFDFPSVLRIWDTILSNPFGVQEMLLRVCCAMLLCVKSRLLSGDFIANLKLLQHYPITNIEHILQVANDISPDMSSFLLPM from the exons ATGATGCTCAAAGGCAAGATCAAGCTCCCCGAAAAAGCCCGCCGGGCATTTCCCGACGTGCTCGGTAGCTTAGTCGCCGGATTCGACGAAAAGGACGAGGAGAACGGGGGATTACCCGATCGGGTCATCGGAGAGGAGCTCGAGACGTTAGAGCCCATTGGGTTCGCGTCGGATCGAGAAATCGATGAGTATGGGAGAGATGATGAGGAGAAGTACCCTGATGGTGAATTGGTTAGGGAAAAGCATGAGAAAGATGTGGGGGTTTCGGTTTCGGTGGAGGAGATTATTGCCAAGGATGAGAAAAGGTCGGATCTTGAgtacgag CTTTCTCAAAAGGAGATAAATTTGGAAAAGCTTCAAAGAATTGCTAGTTCAGGGCTTCCAGACGGAGGAAGTGTGAGGGCAACAGCTTGGAAG CTGCTCCTGGGTTATTTACCTGCTTCTCGTGACTTATGGGAGAAAGAACTAGGTGAAAATCGATCAAAATATGCAAAGCTAAAAGAGGAGCTTCTCTTGAGTCCT TCCGAGTTCTCAAGGAGAAACAATGACGGGCCATATTCGAATGAGCAGTGTGTTGACATGGGTGTTGAAGGGCCGCTTGAGAGACAgaaagtttcaaatgaggaTCACCCTTTGAACAATGGTAAGGCAAGCGTTTGGCACCAGTTTTTTCAG TTCACAGAGATTGCAGAACAGATTGATCGTGATTTGCAACGCACACACCCAGATATGAAATTCTTCTCGGGGGAGTCATCGTTGAGTAGGAAGAAGAGG GCACATGCAGAAGCGGATAGTTTTTCCTGTTTCGTTCGACTACTAAGTGATTCAGTGGATCACTTCTGTCAACATCTGGATAATAGTGCAGTGGGTATCCATTCTACCCTTGCTCGCTTGTCAGAGTTATTGAAAGCCAATGACGAGGAGCTGTGGCGGCATCTTGAGTACACAACCAAG GTCAACCCCCAATTCTATGCATTCCGGTGGATCACACTGCTACTTACCCAGGAATTCGATTTTCCTTCCGTCTTAAGGATTTGGGATACCATTTTGAGCAATCCCTTTGGAGtgcag GAAATGCTTTTGAGGGTTTGCTGTGCAATGCTACTTTGTGTGAAAAGCAGGTTGCTGAGTGGTGATTTCATAGCCAACTTGAAGCTTTTGCAGCACTACCCTATAACCAACATCGAACACATACTTCAGGTAGCCAACGACATCAGCCCCGACATGTCTTCCTTTCTCTTGCCAATGTAA
- the LOC131316241 gene encoding uncharacterized protein LOC131316241 isoform X1, whose product MMLKGKIKLPEKARRAFPDVLGSLVAGFDEKDEENGGLPDRVIGEELETLEPIGFASDREIDEYGRDDEEKYPDGELVREKHEKDVGVSVSVEEIIAKDEKRSDLEYELSQKEINLEKLQRIASSGLPDGGSVRATAWKLLLGYLPASRDLWEKELGENRSKYAKLKEELLLSPSEFSRRNNDGPYSNEQCVDMGVEGPLERQKVSNEDHPLNNGKASVWHQFFQFTEIAEQIDRDLQRTHPDMKFFSGESSLSRKKREAMRNILLLFAKLNPEIRYVQGMNEVLAPLYYVFSTDTDEQNGAHAEADSFSCFVRLLSDSVDHFCQHLDNSAVGIHSTLARLSELLKANDEELWRHLEYTTKVNPQFYAFRWITLLLTQEFDFPSVLRIWDTILSNPFGVQEMLLRVCCAMLLCVKSRLLSGDFIANLKLLQHYPITNIEHILQVANDISPDMSSFLLPM is encoded by the exons ATGATGCTCAAAGGCAAGATCAAGCTCCCCGAAAAAGCCCGCCGGGCATTTCCCGACGTGCTCGGTAGCTTAGTCGCCGGATTCGACGAAAAGGACGAGGAGAACGGGGGATTACCCGATCGGGTCATCGGAGAGGAGCTCGAGACGTTAGAGCCCATTGGGTTCGCGTCGGATCGAGAAATCGATGAGTATGGGAGAGATGATGAGGAGAAGTACCCTGATGGTGAATTGGTTAGGGAAAAGCATGAGAAAGATGTGGGGGTTTCGGTTTCGGTGGAGGAGATTATTGCCAAGGATGAGAAAAGGTCGGATCTTGAgtacgag CTTTCTCAAAAGGAGATAAATTTGGAAAAGCTTCAAAGAATTGCTAGTTCAGGGCTTCCAGACGGAGGAAGTGTGAGGGCAACAGCTTGGAAG CTGCTCCTGGGTTATTTACCTGCTTCTCGTGACTTATGGGAGAAAGAACTAGGTGAAAATCGATCAAAATATGCAAAGCTAAAAGAGGAGCTTCTCTTGAGTCCT TCCGAGTTCTCAAGGAGAAACAATGACGGGCCATATTCGAATGAGCAGTGTGTTGACATGGGTGTTGAAGGGCCGCTTGAGAGACAgaaagtttcaaatgaggaTCACCCTTTGAACAATGGTAAGGCAAGCGTTTGGCACCAGTTTTTTCAG TTCACAGAGATTGCAGAACAGATTGATCGTGATTTGCAACGCACACACCCAGATATGAAATTCTTCTCGGGGGAGTCATCGTTGAGTAGGAAGAAGAGG GAGGCAATGAGAAATATTCTTCTCCTGTTTGCGAAACTAAATCCTGAAATCCGTTATGTCCAAGGCATGAACGAGGTTTTGGCGCCACTATACTACGTTTTTAGCACCGACACTGATGAACAAAATGGT GCACATGCAGAAGCGGATAGTTTTTCCTGTTTCGTTCGACTACTAAGTGATTCAGTGGATCACTTCTGTCAACATCTGGATAATAGTGCAGTGGGTATCCATTCTACCCTTGCTCGCTTGTCAGAGTTATTGAAAGCCAATGACGAGGAGCTGTGGCGGCATCTTGAGTACACAACCAAG GTCAACCCCCAATTCTATGCATTCCGGTGGATCACACTGCTACTTACCCAGGAATTCGATTTTCCTTCCGTCTTAAGGATTTGGGATACCATTTTGAGCAATCCCTTTGGAGtgcag GAAATGCTTTTGAGGGTTTGCTGTGCAATGCTACTTTGTGTGAAAAGCAGGTTGCTGAGTGGTGATTTCATAGCCAACTTGAAGCTTTTGCAGCACTACCCTATAACCAACATCGAACACATACTTCAGGTAGCCAACGACATCAGCCCCGACATGTCTTCCTTTCTCTTGCCAATGTAA